One Betaproteobacteria bacterium genomic region harbors:
- a CDS encoding DUF2167 domain-containing protein, whose protein sequence is MRYLLCFLFLVWPIAGWSQSNENLGEELRKLAWQEGPSEGHISTQATIVVPKGYLFLDDKNTRRFLELAGNPPTDGNYLLAPESLKWFSVFSFEATGYVKDDEKIDPDELLKSLKESDGPGNEERKRLGMPSLTTDGWQVPPHYDAQTKRLEWGTRLRQEDGQMIVNYTSRLLGRSGVMSATLVSSVETLPADTQEFKSALEQFRYVAGEQYSEFKEGDKVAEYGLAALILGGAAAVATKKGLWAAIGGFFAAFWKVIVGVAVAAAAGLGSIFKRNKK, encoded by the coding sequence ATGCGTTACCTTCTTTGCTTCCTCTTCCTCGTCTGGCCCATCGCCGGTTGGAGCCAGTCCAACGAGAATCTCGGCGAGGAGTTGCGGAAGCTCGCCTGGCAAGAGGGCCCGTCCGAAGGGCATATTTCCACCCAGGCCACCATCGTGGTCCCCAAGGGTTATCTCTTTCTCGACGACAAGAACACGCGTCGCTTCCTGGAACTGGCCGGCAACCCGCCCACGGACGGCAACTACCTGCTGGCGCCAGAATCGCTCAAGTGGTTTTCCGTGTTCTCGTTCGAGGCGACGGGGTACGTGAAGGACGACGAGAAGATCGATCCCGACGAGCTCCTGAAGTCGCTGAAGGAATCCGACGGCCCGGGCAACGAGGAACGCAAGCGGCTGGGCATGCCCTCCCTCACCACCGATGGGTGGCAGGTCCCGCCCCACTACGACGCGCAGACGAAGCGCCTGGAATGGGGAACCCGCCTGCGGCAGGAAGACGGGCAGATGATCGTCAACTACACCAGCCGCCTGCTCGGCCGGTCGGGCGTGATGAGCGCCACGCTCGTGTCGAGCGTCGAGACGCTCCCCGCCGATACGCAGGAGTTCAAGTCGGCGCTCGAGCAGTTCCGCTATGTGGCCGGTGAGCAGTATTCGGAGTTCAAGGAAGGCGACAAGGTGGCGGAGTACGGTCTCGCCGCGCTGATCCTGGGCGGTGCCGCAGCCGTGGCGACGAAAAAGGGGCTCTGGGCCGCCATCGGCGGCTTCTTCGCCGCATTCTGGAAGGTCATTGTCGGCGTGGCCGTCGCCGCTGCGGCGGGGCTCGGATCGATCTTCAAACGAAACAAGAAGTGA
- a CDS encoding DnaJ domain-containing protein yields the protein MSSVEVGVVILGLFLGYWIVSTFVLKDRSKRSSSSGGSKDAGANAANDAEASPASWDKVLNVPAEASVDEIRKAYKTLMSQYHPDKVASLGDELKALAEQVEGNHPRLPGGDAYPGRRRLRRSAMRSAMGQVLPSFICPRRESRPGRALLPSPRRPDTGRHERADQIEARSALPTTPRVSGCGRA from the coding sequence ATGTCATCCGTAGAAGTGGGCGTCGTCATCCTGGGATTGTTCCTGGGCTACTGGATCGTCTCGACCTTCGTGCTGAAGGACCGGTCGAAACGATCCTCCTCGTCAGGTGGTTCGAAGGACGCCGGCGCGAACGCCGCGAACGACGCGGAAGCTTCCCCGGCCTCCTGGGACAAGGTGCTGAACGTCCCGGCCGAGGCTTCGGTCGATGAGATCCGCAAGGCCTACAAGACCCTCATGAGCCAGTACCACCCGGACAAGGTCGCGTCGCTCGGTGACGAGTTGAAAGCGCTGGCGGAGCAAGTCGAAGGAAATCACCCGCGCTTACCGGGAGGCGATGCGTATCCGGGGCGAAGACGCCTGAGGCGCAGTGCGATGCGCAGTGCGATGGGGCAGGTCCTGCCATCATTCATCTGCCCACGGCGGGAGTCGCGTCCGGGGCGCGCACTCCTGCCGTCGCCGCGACGCCCGGATACTGGCCGGCACGAACGGGCGGACCAGATCGAGGCGCGCTCCGCGTTACCCACGACGCCGCGCGTCAGCGGGTGCGGACGGGCCTAA
- a CDS encoding PAS domain S-box protein, whose protein sequence is MKIDSRPLTPAAYALFALGFVAAAVLFDVATEHILAGQLAPWQTRLFTFAASALVLTWTLRWGDQRLGRATAEIRQSRERARRFQKSLLDALPVGVFFKDREGRYIGCNAHFTEVLGLTEDDIRGKTVSDLWPVELAATYRSKDEELIGSARVQQYEFKLVDKEGRIRDVVYSKGPLCDERGEVAGLVGGFFDITDQQCALNALAASERKFRTLFESAQDAIMLLDETGFLDCNPATAQVMGLPCDQLIGRSPTEFAPEMQPSGERSADMAARKIAAALAGEPQRFEWRAKRADGELTDHEVHLCRSDFENRPCLQAIVRDITERKRTELRLQQREADLRAAQAVAHVGSWHLDVGSGALDWTEETYRIFEQEQGAPQTLDMFIAHIHEDDREAALGVWRNALAGGAFDIEYRIRAGGQVKWVRDRAEFLRNAQGVAEYAIGTVQDVTQRRENELELRRHREELTRLVDLKTRDLSSTLEELREMQFAMENVGIGIMCVDYETGRITYTNRSACEFLGYAEKEFLALSIHDVDPNCPEDVYLVNRDEIKRLRHVQFEAQHRRKDGSLRPVEMTVYYQDRGPARSPRFIAFSTDISARKTAERELVTARDAAQAANAAKSEFLANMSHEIRTPLNAILGLSYLLRRDAATGDQRSKLEKIDVAGRHLLALINDVLDLSKIEAGKLILEKDNFRLSSVLASVASIVRDAAVDKGLKLEVHPDHVPDLLRGDITRLRQALLNFASNAVKFTERGTVSMSASLLESSSESVRVRLEVTDSGIGLTEEQKSRLFQPFHQADGSTSRKYGGTGLGLSLTRRLIEMMGGTVGVESTYGQGSTFWFEVTLERGHGTEAADGPIRVQMPKDVQLRSRHRGARILLAEDNAVNVEVVLELLQSVDMDVTVATNGKQALDAALREKFDLVLMDVQMPQMNGIEATVAIRGLSGWERIPIVALTANAFAEDRRACTEAGMNDVITKPVDPERLYATLEHWLSRAVARSGAGETGSSTDDSPAGALERLRAMPGMDVDRGLASLRGNSAKYFQLAWKFTVSTAENLNRCSDLIEIGDQDALRILVHGVKGAASTLGFTAISESAAGFESLLREPQWLASNRPQAQAKLGELSRGVAILEAALMQAQ, encoded by the coding sequence ATGAAGATCGATTCGCGTCCCCTCACGCCTGCCGCGTACGCGCTTTTCGCGCTCGGTTTCGTGGCAGCCGCCGTCCTGTTCGACGTTGCCACGGAACACATTCTCGCTGGGCAGCTTGCCCCGTGGCAGACCCGATTGTTCACCTTTGCGGCGTCCGCGCTGGTCCTGACCTGGACATTGCGCTGGGGCGACCAGCGGCTCGGCCGGGCGACCGCCGAAATCCGCCAATCGCGCGAGAGAGCGAGGCGCTTCCAGAAGAGCCTGCTCGACGCGCTGCCGGTGGGCGTGTTCTTCAAGGACCGGGAGGGCCGCTACATCGGCTGCAACGCGCACTTCACCGAGGTGCTGGGCCTCACCGAAGACGATATTCGCGGCAAGACCGTCTCGGACCTCTGGCCTGTCGAACTGGCGGCCACCTACCGGAGCAAGGACGAGGAACTCATAGGCTCGGCACGGGTGCAGCAATACGAGTTCAAGCTGGTCGACAAGGAGGGCCGCATCCGCGACGTCGTCTACAGCAAGGGACCGCTTTGCGACGAGCGGGGGGAAGTCGCCGGCCTCGTCGGCGGATTCTTCGACATCACGGATCAACAGTGCGCCCTCAATGCGCTCGCCGCGAGCGAGCGCAAGTTCCGGACGCTCTTCGAGTCGGCGCAGGACGCGATCATGCTCCTGGACGAGACCGGGTTTCTGGACTGCAACCCCGCGACGGCGCAGGTGATGGGGCTGCCTTGCGATCAGCTCATCGGGCGGTCTCCCACCGAGTTCGCTCCCGAAATGCAGCCGTCAGGCGAACGTTCTGCTGACATGGCGGCCCGCAAGATCGCCGCCGCCTTGGCGGGAGAGCCGCAACGGTTCGAGTGGCGGGCGAAGCGTGCGGACGGCGAACTGACCGACCACGAAGTCCACCTTTGCCGCAGCGACTTCGAGAACCGTCCCTGCCTCCAGGCGATCGTCCGGGACATCACCGAACGAAAGCGGACCGAATTGCGGTTGCAGCAGCGTGAAGCGGATCTCCGTGCAGCGCAGGCCGTGGCCCACGTCGGCAGCTGGCATCTCGACGTGGGAAGCGGTGCGCTGGATTGGACGGAGGAAACCTACCGGATCTTCGAGCAGGAACAGGGCGCTCCGCAAACGCTCGACATGTTCATCGCCCATATCCACGAGGACGACCGGGAAGCCGCGCTGGGGGTCTGGAGGAACGCCCTGGCCGGTGGCGCGTTCGACATCGAGTACCGCATCCGCGCTGGCGGCCAGGTGAAGTGGGTGCGGGACCGCGCCGAGTTCCTCCGGAACGCACAGGGCGTGGCCGAATACGCGATCGGGACCGTGCAGGATGTCACCCAGCGCAGGGAGAACGAACTCGAGCTGCGGCGGCATCGAGAGGAACTCACCCGGCTGGTGGATCTCAAGACCCGCGATCTTTCCTCCACCCTGGAAGAACTGCGCGAGATGCAGTTCGCGATGGAAAACGTCGGCATCGGCATCATGTGCGTCGACTACGAAACCGGGCGGATCACCTACACGAACCGGTCCGCCTGCGAGTTCCTGGGCTATGCCGAGAAGGAGTTCCTGGCGCTTTCCATCCACGACGTGGATCCGAACTGCCCCGAGGACGTGTACCTGGTCAACCGCGACGAGATCAAGCGCCTGAGGCACGTGCAGTTCGAGGCGCAGCACAGGCGCAAGGATGGCTCGCTGCGCCCTGTCGAGATGACCGTCTACTACCAGGACAGAGGGCCGGCCCGCTCGCCGCGCTTCATCGCGTTCAGCACGGACATCTCGGCGAGAAAAACCGCCGAGCGCGAACTGGTCACGGCCCGGGACGCCGCCCAGGCCGCCAACGCCGCCAAGAGCGAGTTCCTGGCCAACATGTCGCACGAGATCCGGACCCCGCTCAACGCCATTCTCGGCCTGAGCTATCTGCTCCGCCGCGATGCCGCCACGGGCGACCAGCGATCCAAGCTGGAGAAGATCGACGTCGCCGGGCGTCATCTGCTGGCCCTCATCAACGACGTGCTGGACCTGTCCAAGATAGAGGCCGGAAAGCTCATCCTCGAGAAGGACAACTTCCGTCTGTCGTCCGTGCTGGCCAGCGTGGCGTCGATCGTGCGGGACGCCGCGGTGGACAAAGGGTTGAAGCTTGAAGTGCATCCCGATCACGTGCCCGACTTGCTGCGGGGCGACATCACCCGCCTTCGTCAGGCGCTGCTCAATTTCGCGAGCAACGCCGTCAAGTTCACCGAGCGGGGCACGGTCAGCATGAGCGCCAGTCTTCTGGAATCGTCGAGCGAGTCGGTACGGGTTCGCCTGGAGGTCACCGATTCCGGCATCGGCCTCACCGAGGAGCAGAAATCCAGACTGTTCCAGCCCTTCCATCAGGCCGACGGGTCCACCTCGCGCAAGTACGGCGGCACCGGGCTCGGTCTGTCGCTCACGCGCCGCCTCATCGAGATGATGGGCGGCACGGTGGGTGTCGAGAGCACGTACGGGCAAGGGAGCACGTTCTGGTTCGAGGTGACGCTCGAACGCGGGCACGGCACGGAAGCGGCCGACGGCCCGATTCGCGTGCAGATGCCCAAGGACGTCCAGCTCCGGTCACGGCATCGCGGCGCACGGATACTCCTGGCGGAGGACAACGCGGTCAATGTCGAAGTCGTGCTGGAGCTGTTGCAGTCCGTGGACATGGACGTGACTGTCGCCACCAATGGCAAGCAGGCCCTGGATGCCGCCTTGCGCGAGAAGTTCGACCTGGTGCTGATGGACGTGCAGATGCCGCAGATGAACGGCATCGAAGCGACCGTGGCGATCCGTGGCCTGAGCGGCTGGGAGCGTATTCCCATCGTCGCCCTCACGGCCAACGCGTTCGCGGAGGACAGGCGTGCGTGCACCGAGGCAGGCATGAACGACGTGATCACGAAACCCGTGGATCCCGAGCGGCTGTACGCGACGCTGGAGCACTGGTTGTCGAGAGCCGTGGCGCGATCGGGGGCAGGCGAGACCGGATCCTCCACCGACGATTCGCCGGCAGGTGCGCTGGAGCGGCTGAGAGCGATGCCGGGCATGGACGTCGATCGCGGCCTGGCCAGCCTGCGGGGAAACTCCGCGAAGTACTTCCAGCTTGCCTGGAAGTTCACGGTGTCCACCGCCGAAAACCTCAACCGCTGCAGCGATCTGATCGAGATCGGCGATCAGGACGCGCTTCGCATCCTGGTGCATGGCGTCAAGGGTGCGGCGAGCACGCTCGGGTTCACCGCCATTTCCGAATCCGCCGCGGGGTTCGAGTCACTGTTGAGAGAACCGCAGTGGCTTGCCTCGAACCGGCCTCAGGCCCAGGCGAAGCTCGGGGAGCTTTCCAGAGGCGTCGCCATACTCGAAGCGGCCTTGATGCAGGCGCAGTGA
- a CDS encoding MAPEG family protein: MHSSLFWLTLTLVLTAVLAFPYVLNRIAVRGLAGTMANPSVADLPQAAWAQRAQAAHGNAIENLAVFAPTVLAIEVLGAGNDTVVLACQVYFVARLAHYVVYTLGVPFVRTLAYFAGWGANAVLLVRLLGTLS; encoded by the coding sequence ATGCATTCATCCCTGTTCTGGCTGACGCTCACGCTGGTCCTGACCGCCGTCCTGGCCTTTCCCTACGTGCTCAATCGCATCGCCGTTCGCGGCCTGGCAGGGACCATGGCGAATCCGTCCGTTGCCGATCTGCCCCAGGCCGCGTGGGCGCAGCGGGCGCAGGCCGCCCACGGCAATGCCATCGAGAACCTTGCGGTATTCGCACCGACGGTCCTTGCCATCGAGGTTCTCGGCGCGGGCAACGACACGGTGGTCCTCGCGTGCCAGGTGTACTTCGTCGCGCGGCTCGCCCACTACGTCGTGTACACACTGGGCGTGCCTTTCGTCAGGACGTTGGCCTACTTCGCCGGCTGGGGGGCCAACGCCGTTCTCCTTGTGCGGTTGCTGGGGACACTGTCGTGA
- a CDS encoding PEP-CTERM sorting domain-containing protein yields MRALFGVLFASSVFSAVIQTADAAYTYETVGSPTGTGGFAYAINNSGQVATTDLVRSFVFDDGSRTTFQQIVVPGAATGTPGVLAQGINDAGVAVGRYRIAGNPANQTSGFILGTDGAMTTVDVPGVASTSISDINNFGDLVGETRSDLTVFGLIQGFARRGGSFAEISYPGSVLTRAYGINDAGDIVGQFQLADAINRPFLLSGNTYTELMPTNAPGGLLSALATGISDSGLIIGTYRDAANVTKTWLRMTDGSYDYPTLPGSGWGINDSAQISGSFLDASNGNVRTAFVASVPEPSTYLMFGVGLAGLLVARLRRTRATVRPALLRGSRSLGRGCLRSGVARGSARAGSAYGRHLDRPIARRPTGSHPCARRADRAPTGVRRGAPGLGGFHPRIRRCPPRGRVWRHAPFGRRGHLSGNRVDRRGALPAAVHGVHAGVCGCPGGAAAHRGHGQSALAPDRLHRLQHRRH; encoded by the coding sequence ATGCGCGCGCTGTTCGGAGTTCTGTTCGCTTCATCCGTATTCTCGGCAGTCATCCAGACTGCAGACGCCGCTTACACGTACGAGACGGTCGGTTCCCCGACTGGCACGGGAGGTTTCGCGTACGCGATAAACAATTCCGGACAGGTCGCAACGACCGACCTGGTTCGATCCTTCGTATTCGATGACGGCAGTCGCACTACGTTTCAGCAGATTGTCGTGCCCGGGGCCGCGACGGGGACCCCAGGAGTCCTTGCGCAGGGCATCAATGATGCAGGCGTGGCCGTGGGCCGTTACCGCATCGCTGGCAATCCGGCAAACCAGACGAGTGGGTTCATCCTCGGGACAGATGGTGCAATGACGACGGTAGACGTGCCGGGGGTCGCAAGCACGTCGATTTCGGACATCAACAATTTCGGAGATCTGGTGGGTGAGACGCGCAGTGATCTCACCGTGTTCGGTCTGATACAAGGTTTTGCGCGCCGCGGCGGGTCCTTTGCCGAGATCAGCTACCCGGGTTCGGTTCTCACCCGTGCCTATGGCATCAATGACGCAGGCGACATCGTCGGGCAATTTCAACTGGCGGATGCCATCAACCGGCCCTTCCTTCTGAGCGGAAACACCTACACCGAATTGATGCCGACCAACGCCCCTGGTGGCCTGCTTTCAGCACTCGCGACGGGCATCAGCGACAGCGGCCTGATCATCGGCACCTATCGGGATGCAGCGAATGTAACCAAGACCTGGCTTCGGATGACCGATGGTTCCTATGACTACCCCACGCTGCCTGGATCGGGTTGGGGAATCAACGACAGCGCGCAAATCTCCGGTTCCTTTCTCGACGCGTCGAACGGAAACGTGCGAACCGCCTTTGTTGCCAGTGTCCCGGAGCCTTCGACCTACTTGATGTTCGGAGTCGGTCTGGCGGGCCTGCTCGTTGCCAGGCTTCGCAGGACACGCGCGACCGTTCGCCCGGCCTTGCTTCGTGGCTCCCGGAGTCTCGGCCGCGGTTGCCTTCGTTCTGGGGTTGCTCGGGGTTCTGCCCGCGCAGGCTCAGCATATGGGCGACATCTGGATCGGCCAATCGCCCGGCGGCCAACTGGCAGCCATCCATGTGCCCGACGGGCCGATCGTGCTCCCACCGGTGTCCGCCGGGGTGCTCCAGGGCTGGGCGGATTTCACCCTCGGATTCGACGGTGTCCCCCAAGAGGGCGAGTCTGGCGTCACGCCCCTTTCGGCCGGCGCGGACATCTATCTGGAAATCGTGTCGATCGAAGAGGGGCTCTCCCTGCGGCCGTTCACGGGGTTCACGCAGGTGTCTGCGGATGCCCCGGGGGAGCGGCTGCGCATCGGGGCCACGGGCAATCTGCATTGGCACCCGATCGCCTTCATCGACTCCAGCATCGTCGGCACTGA
- a CDS encoding BON domain-containing protein gives MKHDPAPAATTTAKAVTAAFVPTLRTLLGSVGIALLASCSSGKFNLNLDAPSPADDLVITSRARQAIFLDPAFSSSVFDVTARSGILHLAGRVRNEAAIAHAAELAQGVPGVLAVRNDLEVGRP, from the coding sequence ATGAAACACGACCCTGCTCCTGCCGCAACCACCACTGCTAAAGCTGTCACGGCGGCATTCGTCCCCACCCTTCGAACGCTGCTGGGTTCCGTGGGCATCGCGCTGCTGGCCAGTTGCTCTTCGGGAAAGTTCAACCTCAACCTCGATGCGCCCAGCCCTGCGGACGATCTCGTGATCACGTCACGCGCCAGGCAGGCCATCTTCCTGGACCCTGCTTTCTCCTCGAGCGTGTTCGATGTCACCGCCAGGTCGGGCATCCTGCATCTCGCCGGCCGGGTGAGGAACGAAGCGGCCATTGCGCACGCGGCGGAACTGGCGCAGGGGGTCCCTGGCGTGCTGGCCGTGCGAAACGACCTGGAGGTCGGACGACCTTAG
- a CDS encoding PEP-CTERM sorting domain-containing protein (PEP-CTERM proteins occur, often in large numbers, in the proteomes of bacteria that also encode an exosortase, a predicted intramembrane cysteine proteinase. The presence of a PEP-CTERM domain at a protein's C-terminus predicts cleavage within the sorting domain, followed by covalent anchoring to some some component of the (usually Gram-negative) cell surface. Many PEP-CTERM proteins exhibit an unusual sequence composition that includes large numbers of potential glycosylation sites. Expression of one such protein has been shown restore the ability of a bacterium to form floc, a type of biofilm.), which yields MLCSCSSPHRASTAPRCRSRPPGPTASAVPEPESIALLLVGTLVVAWRVRPAGLSRPLKSFHYRREKSEETERLQTCRTCPRLAYSRERHAFGHHGPIGPHADRGCAQLWRHHTLIGRGLPASR from the coding sequence ATCCTGTGTTCCTGCTCTTCGCCACACCGGGCCTCGACGGCACCGCGATGCCGCTCGCGACCGCCTGGGCCGACGGCGTCGGCAGTCCCCGAACCGGAGAGCATCGCACTCCTGCTCGTGGGAACCCTGGTCGTCGCGTGGCGGGTCCGCCCTGCGGGCCTGTCGCGTCCGCTGAAGTCCTTTCATTACCGCCGGGAGAAATCCGAAGAGACCGAGCGCCTGCAAACTTGCCGCACTTGCCCTCGCCTGGCTTACAGCCGGGAGCGCCATGCCTTCGGACATCACGGGCCGATAGGACCACACGCAGACCGGGGGTGCGCTCAGCTCTGGCGACATCACACTCTGATTGGCCGGGGGCTACCGGCCTCACGATGA
- a CDS encoding DHA2 family efflux MFS transporter permease subunit yields MTSAQAAAVEDGNRQETEPGEVATSRRWWILVLVQVSTLSFGIAITSTNVVVPQIRGALALTHDEGAWIVTLFLAAAAVATPLTGWLAGKLGWRRFMVATLTGFTLSSLVCGMADSFGTLLLGRVAQGFFGAPLMPMGQGMLLATFPRHMHPLVLMLWGTGSVMGPTLGPILGGLMADSLDWRWAFLFMVPVGALTTLLAAFALGDQERGTARRLGVTGFVALAVCMSSAQLMMDRGHHLDWFDSTEITVELILAVVGGVFVIANTFWSRKPFLDPAMFRDWNFCVGLLTVFAMGAMSYTLIVLFPPLLQDLRHYPESTIGYLMSARGLGNFLSFGVVVWATRFNARWALAVGLIMQALAVWRMTLFNVDVTDFDIYWTNMVQGFGFGLAYTPMTVLAVATLPAALVVRGAAIFNLLRNFGSSLFISFSILILVRSTAENYSGLVAAVSSPRIALDFARHAHGLSGDSLKSLSVLQDEIGRQAAIGGYLNAFALTALVAAVAIPLSWMYRVPRRGN; encoded by the coding sequence ATGACTAGCGCGCAGGCAGCCGCCGTCGAAGACGGGAACCGCCAGGAAACCGAACCGGGCGAGGTTGCCACGTCGCGCCGCTGGTGGATCCTGGTGCTGGTGCAGGTGTCCACCCTGAGTTTCGGCATCGCGATCACCTCCACGAATGTCGTGGTGCCGCAGATCCGCGGTGCGCTGGCCCTCACGCACGACGAGGGCGCCTGGATCGTCACGCTGTTCCTCGCCGCGGCGGCGGTCGCGACACCGCTCACCGGCTGGCTCGCGGGCAAGCTCGGCTGGCGGCGGTTCATGGTCGCGACACTGACGGGCTTCACCCTCTCCTCGCTCGTGTGCGGCATGGCGGACTCGTTCGGCACCTTGTTGCTGGGCCGGGTGGCCCAAGGCTTCTTCGGGGCGCCGCTGATGCCGATGGGCCAGGGAATGCTGCTTGCGACCTTCCCGCGCCACATGCATCCGCTGGTCTTGATGCTCTGGGGAACCGGCTCGGTGATGGGTCCGACGCTGGGCCCCATTCTCGGCGGCCTGATGGCCGACTCCCTCGACTGGCGCTGGGCGTTCCTGTTCATGGTTCCGGTCGGTGCGCTGACCACCCTGCTGGCTGCCTTTGCACTCGGCGACCAGGAGCGCGGAACCGCCAGGCGGCTGGGGGTGACGGGCTTCGTCGCGCTGGCGGTGTGCATGAGCAGCGCGCAGCTCATGATGGACCGAGGCCACCACCTCGACTGGTTCGATTCGACGGAGATCACGGTCGAGCTGATTCTCGCGGTCGTGGGCGGCGTCTTCGTCATCGCGAACACGTTCTGGTCGCGCAAGCCCTTCCTGGACCCTGCCATGTTCCGGGACTGGAATTTCTGCGTGGGGCTGCTCACGGTCTTTGCCATGGGCGCGATGAGCTACACGCTGATCGTCCTGTTTCCGCCGCTGCTGCAGGATCTCCGCCACTATCCCGAGTCGACGATCGGCTACCTCATGTCCGCACGCGGCCTCGGGAATTTCCTGAGCTTCGGGGTCGTGGTGTGGGCCACGCGATTCAATGCCCGCTGGGCGCTTGCGGTCGGCCTGATCATGCAGGCGCTGGCGGTGTGGCGCATGACCCTGTTCAACGTGGACGTCACCGACTTCGACATCTACTGGACCAACATGGTGCAGGGCTTCGGCTTCGGTCTTGCCTACACGCCGATGACCGTGCTTGCCGTCGCCACGCTGCCCGCGGCGCTCGTGGTCCGGGGCGCCGCCATCTTCAATCTTCTGCGCAACTTCGGCAGCAGCCTGTTCATCTCCTTCAGCATCCTGATCCTCGTGCGGTCGACCGCGGAGAATTATTCCGGCCTGGTCGCGGCCGTCTCATCGCCTCGGATCGCCCTCGACTTCGCCCGGCATGCGCACGGACTCTCGGGCGACAGCCTCAAGAGTCTCAGCGTGCTGCAGGACGAGATCGGACGGCAGGCGGCGATCGGCGGTTACCTGAATGCCTTCGCCCTGACGGCGCTCGTGGCGGCGGTCGCCATCCCTCTTTCGTGGATGTACAGGGTGCCCAGGCGCGGCAATTGA
- a CDS encoding Crp/Fnr family transcriptional regulator, giving the protein MSDPCAAVKNDLLACLLPEEAARVFPRLERVDLPVGAVLYESGSALGHVYFPCTCIISLLYVLADGASAGMAIVGREGLVGIALFMGGETTPNRAVVQAAGQAFRLPASVVKDEFGRGGAMQHLLLRYTQALLTQMSQTAVCNRHHSLEQQLCRWLLLCMDRLPANELVTTHELIAGMLGVRREGVTQAVGNLQRDGLIQHRRGHIVVLDRAGLEARCCECYEVVRTEFARLLPRPLPR; this is encoded by the coding sequence TTGTCAGATCCATGTGCGGCGGTAAAGAACGATCTCCTCGCGTGTCTCCTTCCTGAGGAAGCGGCCCGCGTGTTCCCCCGGCTGGAGCGAGTGGATCTGCCGGTGGGGGCGGTGCTGTACGAATCCGGCAGCGCGCTCGGCCACGTGTATTTCCCCTGTACCTGCATCATCTCTCTGCTCTACGTGCTGGCCGACGGGGCGTCCGCAGGAATGGCCATCGTCGGACGGGAAGGGCTCGTGGGCATCGCGTTGTTCATGGGCGGGGAGACCACGCCCAACCGGGCAGTCGTGCAGGCCGCTGGACAGGCCTTCAGGCTGCCGGCTTCGGTGGTGAAGGATGAGTTCGGCCGCGGCGGCGCCATGCAGCATCTGTTGCTCCGCTACACGCAGGCGCTGCTCACCCAGATGTCGCAGACCGCGGTGTGCAACCGGCACCACAGCCTGGAGCAGCAACTCTGCCGCTGGCTGCTCCTGTGCATGGACCGGCTGCCGGCGAACGAACTGGTCACCACCCACGAACTGATCGCCGGCATGCTGGGTGTGCGGCGGGAAGGGGTCACCCAGGCCGTGGGCAATCTGCAACGGGACGGTCTGATTCAGCACCGGCGCGGACATATCGTCGTGCTCGACCGCGCGGGTCTCGAGGCCCGGTGCTGCGAATGCTACGAGGTGGTTCGCACGGAGTTCGCCCGGCTGCTGCCCAGGCCCTTGCCCCGCTGA